In a genomic window of Streptomyces katrae:
- a CDS encoding SAV_6107 family HEPN domain-containing protein has product MATPSPSPVHPVPRRSAAPPAALDLLAKARSGLAEAALLPRPNERYATAHLAALRTAAAVLAARARPEPAGSRRRPRIRSAWEVLPEIAPELTEWSALFASGAARRARAEAGIPDAASGRDADDLVREAGMFLRLVERMLALQPVAQPVPQPRPERPDAR; this is encoded by the coding sequence ATGGCCACACCGTCCCCGTCCCCTGTCCACCCCGTCCCGCGCAGGTCGGCCGCGCCCCCGGCCGCCCTGGACCTGCTCGCCAAGGCCCGCAGCGGCCTGGCCGAGGCGGCCCTGCTGCCCCGGCCCAACGAGCGGTACGCCACCGCCCACCTCGCCGCCCTGCGCACCGCCGCGGCGGTCCTCGCCGCGCGCGCCCGGCCCGAGCCGGCCGGCTCCAGGCGGCGGCCCCGGATCCGCAGCGCGTGGGAGGTGCTTCCGGAAATAGCGCCGGAGCTGACCGAGTGGAGCGCCCTGTTCGCCTCGGGCGCCGCCCGCCGGGCCCGGGCCGAGGCGGGGATACCGGACGCGGCCAGCGGCCGGGACGCGGACGACCTCGTGCGGGAGGCCGGGATGTTCCTGCGCCTGGTGGAGCGGATGCTCGCGCTGCAGCCCGTGGCGCAGCCCGTCCCCCAGCCCCGTCCGGAGCGTCCGGACGCGCGATGA
- a CDS encoding TetR/AcrR family transcriptional regulator: MESSSTTAGGARRQATRQKLYEAAVTLIAEQGFSATTVDEIAERAGVAKGTVYYNFASKTELFEELLRHGVGLLTASLRAAADETEERGGSRIEALDAMIRAGLVFIHRYPAFTQLYVAELWRTNRAWQGTLMVVRGQAVAVVESVLREGVERGELSAEIDVPLTAAALVGMVLVAALDWQAFQSERSLDDVHSALSLLLRGRVSGSR; the protein is encoded by the coding sequence ATGGAAAGCAGCAGCACCACCGCCGGCGGGGCCCGGCGGCAGGCCACGCGACAGAAGCTGTACGAGGCGGCCGTCACCCTCATCGCGGAACAGGGCTTCTCCGCGACCACCGTCGACGAGATCGCCGAACGGGCGGGCGTGGCCAAGGGCACCGTCTACTACAACTTCGCGAGCAAGACCGAGCTCTTCGAGGAACTCCTGCGGCACGGTGTCGGCCTGCTGACCGCCTCGCTGCGGGCGGCCGCGGACGAGACGGAGGAGCGCGGCGGCAGCCGGATCGAGGCGCTCGACGCGATGATCCGGGCGGGCCTCGTCTTCATCCACCGCTACCCGGCCTTCACCCAGCTGTACGTCGCCGAGCTCTGGCGCACCAACCGCGCCTGGCAGGGCACGCTGATGGTGGTCCGGGGCCAGGCGGTGGCGGTGGTGGAGTCGGTGCTGCGGGAGGGGGTCGAGCGGGGTGAACTCAGCGCCGAGATCGACGTGCCGCTGACGGCGGCGGCGCTGGTCGGGATGGTGCTGGTGGCCGCGCTGGACTGGCAGGCCTTCCAGAGCGAGCGGTCGCTGGACGACGTGCACTCGGCGCTGTCGCTGCTGCTGCGGGGGCGGGTGAGCGGGAGCCGCTGA
- a CDS encoding DUF58 domain-containing protein has translation MAAGAPHGAGGQAGNPGGLRATLSGLTTRGRSFLAAGAAAAVCAYVLGQGQLLRVGLLLVVLPLICVVALHRTRQQVTAGRRLTPPRVPAGGEARVQLRLENVSRMPTGLLMLQDRVPYVLGPRPRFVLDRVEPGGRREVSYRVRSDLRGRYPLGPLQLRLTDPFGMVELTRSFSAYDTLTVVPLTQPLPPVRLTGEAGGHGDGTRRSLALAGDDDVIPRTYRRGDDLRRVHWRSTARYGELMVRREEQPQRSKATVLLDTRYLAYEGAGPDSAFEWAVSAAASTLLHVLEQGFAARLLTDTGDAVPGVGSFAGGSSAGGPESAEAAGLMMDTLAVVGHSEGNGLGRAYDALRGAAASASPGGDGLLVAFFGGLDDEQGEMAARMRQRSAAAIAFVLDPALWAGAPSRVEERLRGLRDAGWTALAVPPGAAFAELWRQAGNVPVGPRNPGGTA, from the coding sequence ATGGCGGCCGGTGCCCCGCACGGCGCCGGCGGCCAGGCCGGGAACCCGGGCGGGCTGCGCGCCACGCTGTCCGGGCTGACCACCCGGGGCCGTTCGTTCCTGGCGGCCGGGGCCGCCGCCGCCGTCTGCGCGTACGTCCTCGGGCAGGGCCAGCTGCTGCGGGTCGGGCTGCTGCTCGTCGTCCTGCCGCTGATCTGCGTCGTCGCCCTGCACCGCACCCGCCAGCAGGTCACCGCCGGACGCCGGCTGACCCCGCCGCGGGTGCCCGCGGGCGGCGAGGCCCGGGTCCAGCTGCGGCTGGAGAACGTCTCCCGGATGCCCACGGGGCTGCTCATGCTCCAGGACCGGGTGCCGTACGTGCTGGGGCCGCGCCCGCGCTTCGTGCTGGACCGGGTCGAGCCCGGCGGCCGCCGCGAGGTGTCCTACCGGGTCCGCTCCGACCTGCGCGGCCGCTACCCGCTGGGCCCGCTCCAGCTGCGGCTGACCGATCCCTTCGGGATGGTCGAGCTGACCCGCTCCTTCAGCGCCTACGACACCCTCACCGTCGTCCCCCTCACCCAGCCTCTGCCCCCGGTCCGGCTGACCGGCGAGGCGGGCGGCCACGGCGACGGCACCCGCCGCTCCCTGGCCCTGGCCGGCGACGACGACGTGATCCCCCGCACCTACCGGCGCGGCGACGACCTGCGCCGCGTCCACTGGCGCTCCACCGCCCGCTACGGCGAGCTGATGGTCCGCCGCGAGGAGCAGCCCCAGCGCAGCAAGGCCACCGTCCTGCTGGACACCCGCTACCTCGCCTACGAGGGCGCCGGCCCCGACTCCGCCTTCGAGTGGGCGGTGTCCGCCGCCGCCTCCACCCTGCTGCACGTCCTGGAACAGGGCTTCGCGGCGCGGCTGCTCACCGACACCGGCGACGCCGTGCCCGGCGTGGGCTCCTTCGCCGGCGGGAGCTCCGCCGGCGGCCCGGAGTCCGCCGAGGCGGCCGGGCTGATGATGGACACCCTCGCGGTCGTCGGCCACTCCGAGGGGAACGGGCTGGGCCGCGCCTACGACGCGCTGCGCGGCGCCGCCGCCTCCGCCTCCCCGGGCGGCGACGGACTGCTGGTCGCCTTCTTCGGCGGCCTGGACGACGAACAGGGCGAGATGGCGGCCCGGATGCGGCAGCGCAGCGCGGCCGCCATCGCCTTCGTGCTGGACCCCGCGCTGTGGGCCGGAGCGCCCTCGCGGGTGGAGGAAAGGCTGCGGGGGCTGCGCGACGCGGGCTGGACGGCGCTGGCCGTGCCGCCCGGCGCGGCCTTCGCCGAACTGTGGCGGCAGGCCGGGAACGTCCCCGTCGGCCCGCGGAACCCCGGAGGCACGGCATGA
- a CDS encoding transglutaminaseTgpA domain-containing protein, which produces MSGRTRVTLFGTLATLLTAWSLAPLVETSGWLVQAALLLAVQAAVGAGARRVPLARSLTVGAQLLVSLLLLAFLFAGKAESTGSGPLAFLVTDFAGLFRQGVRDVGEFAIPAPLTDGIRLLLLAGVLLIGLLVDALAVTLRTAAAAGLPLLALYSVAAGLSDGRGQPWVAFLLAGAGYLMMLLSEGRDRLAQWGRVFGAAPNARTPASAGSGYGANGAGGTRAVAPVRTGRRIGAVALGLALAVPAALPSLGGGMLGNPGDDAASAGGGGGTISAVNPLVSLQSSLNAQDNRVVMKYRTDSPQLGEQYLRILALDEFNGVKWEASARPLTDVPQRLPNPSGLTEEVRAGAVEVRTTVSAADTYAQRYLPMPYPATQVDIGGKWRFEPVGRTLVGDQLGKDRFQNVQGAQYTVRSLLLRPTAEQLQSAPPANAAVHAEYTKLPDNLPPVVAETARRVTQGATNDYARAVKLQDFFAVSGGFRYDTKVSSGTGSQAIARFLEDKEGFCVHFAFSMAAMSRTLGIPARVSVGFTPGEKQSDGTVNVSMRDAHAWPELYFEGVGWTRFEPTPRSGITLPDYGAPEVPAPQPSASSAAPSQSAAAPSAAPSQGEACPPAQKKLGECGGPVAQQSAGSGSGGVAAGTVLAWTALVLLVAAVPLLPLLWRRRVRERRLGSGDVLAAWRELGDCAWDVGIPPDGALSPRGAAGRIVLLGRLEGEAAEAVHRVAGAVERALYAPPGAAGAYAGLTADVLTARSALLAGVGRRSRLRALLLPRSGARLTAAASARLSAASAVVSRLGGRVRLPLRNRG; this is translated from the coding sequence ATGAGCGGGCGGACGCGCGTGACGCTCTTCGGAACGCTGGCGACGCTGCTGACCGCCTGGTCGCTGGCCCCGCTGGTGGAGACGTCCGGCTGGCTGGTCCAGGCGGCGCTGCTGCTCGCCGTGCAGGCGGCGGTGGGCGCGGGGGCCCGGCGGGTGCCGCTCGCCCGGTCGCTGACCGTGGGCGCGCAGCTGCTGGTGTCGCTGCTGCTGCTCGCCTTCCTGTTCGCGGGGAAGGCCGAGTCCACCGGGAGCGGGCCGCTGGCCTTCCTCGTCACCGACTTCGCCGGGCTGTTCCGGCAGGGCGTGCGGGACGTCGGCGAGTTCGCCATACCGGCGCCGCTGACGGACGGCATCCGGCTGCTGCTGCTCGCCGGGGTCCTGTTGATCGGGCTGCTGGTGGACGCCCTGGCGGTGACGCTGCGCACGGCCGCGGCGGCCGGGCTGCCGCTGCTGGCGCTGTACTCGGTCGCCGCCGGGCTGTCGGACGGGCGCGGGCAGCCCTGGGTCGCGTTCCTGCTGGCCGGCGCGGGCTACCTGATGATGCTGCTGTCGGAGGGGCGCGACCGGCTGGCCCAGTGGGGCCGTGTCTTCGGCGCGGCTCCCAACGCCCGCACCCCCGCCTCGGCCGGCTCCGGCTACGGCGCGAACGGGGCCGGGGGCACCCGCGCCGTGGCCCCCGTGCGCACCGGGCGGCGGATCGGCGCGGTCGCTCTGGGCCTGGCGCTGGCGGTGCCGGCCGCGCTGCCTTCGCTCGGCGGCGGGATGCTGGGCAACCCCGGCGACGACGCCGCTTCGGCGGGCGGGGGCGGCGGCACGATCTCCGCGGTCAACCCGCTGGTCTCCCTGCAGAGCAGCCTCAACGCCCAGGACAACCGGGTCGTGATGAAGTACCGCACGGACAGCCCGCAGCTCGGCGAGCAGTACCTGCGGATCCTGGCGCTCGACGAGTTCAACGGGGTCAAGTGGGAGGCGTCCGCCCGCCCGCTGACGGACGTCCCGCAGCGGCTTCCGAACCCGTCGGGGCTCACCGAGGAGGTCCGCGCGGGCGCGGTCGAGGTCCGCACCACCGTCTCGGCGGCGGACACGTACGCCCAGCGCTACCTGCCGATGCCGTACCCGGCGACGCAGGTCGACATCGGCGGGAAGTGGCGCTTCGAGCCGGTCGGCCGGACCCTGGTCGGCGACCAGCTGGGCAAGGACCGCTTCCAGAACGTGCAGGGCGCGCAGTACACCGTCCGGAGCCTGCTGCTGCGGCCCACGGCGGAGCAGCTGCAGTCCGCGCCGCCCGCGAACGCGGCGGTGCACGCGGAGTACACGAAGCTGCCCGACAACCTGCCGCCGGTGGTGGCGGAGACGGCCCGCCGGGTCACGCAGGGCGCGACGAACGACTACGCGCGGGCGGTGAAGCTCCAGGACTTCTTCGCCGTGAGCGGCGGGTTCCGTTACGACACGAAGGTGTCCTCGGGCACGGGTTCGCAGGCCATCGCCCGCTTCCTGGAGGACAAGGAGGGCTTCTGCGTCCACTTCGCGTTCTCCATGGCGGCGATGTCGCGGACGCTGGGGATCCCGGCGCGGGTCTCGGTCGGGTTCACCCCGGGGGAGAAGCAGTCCGACGGCACGGTGAACGTCTCGATGCGGGACGCGCACGCCTGGCCGGAGCTGTACTTCGAGGGCGTGGGCTGGACCCGGTTCGAGCCGACGCCCCGTTCGGGCATCACCCTGCCGGACTACGGCGCTCCCGAGGTCCCGGCCCCGCAGCCGTCCGCGTCGTCCGCGGCACCCTCGCAGTCGGCGGCCGCGCCGTCCGCGGCGCCCTCGCAGGGCGAGGCGTGCCCGCCGGCGCAGAAGAAGCTCGGCGAGTGCGGCGGACCGGTGGCCCAGCAGAGCGCCGGGTCCGGGTCCGGCGGGGTGGCGGCGGGGACGGTCCTCGCCTGGACGGCGCTGGTGCTGCTGGTGGCGGCCGTGCCGCTGCTGCCGCTGCTGTGGCGGCGGCGGGTGCGCGAGCGGCGGCTGGGCTCGGGTGACGTCCTGGCCGCCTGGCGGGAGCTGGGCGACTGCGCCTGGGACGTGGGCATCCCGCCCGACGGGGCGCTCTCGCCACGCGGCGCGGCGGGACGCATCGTGCTGCTGGGGCGGCTGGAGGGTGAGGCCGCCGAGGCGGTGCACCGGGTCGCGGGCGCGGTGGAACGGGCGCTGTACGCCCCGCCGGGCGCGGCGGGCGCCTACGCCGGCCTGACCGCGGACGTCCTCACGGCCCGGTCGGCCCTCCTGGCCGGCGTGGGCCGCCGCTCCCGCCTGCGCGCCCTGCTGCTGCCGCGCTCGGGGGCCCGTCTGACCGCCGCCGCGTCGGCCCGTCTGTCGGCGGCCTCGGCGGTGGTCTCGCGCCTCGGGGGCCGCGTCCGCCTCCCGCTCCGCAACCGGGGCTGA
- a CDS encoding YhgE/Pip domain-containing protein — protein MRSPKLAALELKRFGRGKLPRAALVALLLLPLLYGALYLWSFWDPYKRLDQVPVALVNADKGATVGGEHLDVGGEITRNLRERKTFDWHVVSADEAAKGLEDGTYFLSLTMPADFSEKVASSGGAAPTTGALQVRTNDANNYIVGSISRTVFSEVRSAASTKASRKFLDKIFVSFSDLHDKTADAADGADKLKDGAGKAQQGAKDLADGLDTAKEKSGELTGGLNKLNEGAAKLETGTREVAEGTQKVADLANGAADKARPFVKDPKNLADTAKLVADTAHVVNNHLEKAAEHAPAAAAATKSLAGLADSSYTRYCGKPNPQLPAGFCETQKKIKDDAAEAALLTADANTVLGNGKGDIAKLQGQLTDLENKARELATKAPGLAGDLNAAVAKANALNDGAHQVADGMVKLHAGIGTAAGGSGKLGEGVGKLGDGAQQLNGGMFKLVDGTGQLAGGLHDGAGKIPDYDQRQRDARTQVMADPVQLASDPLHKAPNYGTGFAPYFIPLSLWVGAMVAYMLIAPMNKRALAAGASAWRIAFAGWLPVVGLGAAQVGALMSVLHWGLGLEMAHPALTIGFLVLVTACFAAIVQWLNAKFGAAGRILVLAVLMLQLTSAGGTYPVQTSPGFFNAIHPYLPMSYIVASLRRLITGGDLTPVWQGGLVLLAFTAGALALTALAARGKQVWTMDRLHPELSL, from the coding sequence ATGCGCTCGCCGAAACTGGCCGCGCTTGAGCTGAAGCGGTTCGGGCGGGGGAAGCTGCCCCGCGCCGCCCTCGTCGCGCTGCTCCTGCTGCCCCTGCTCTACGGAGCCCTGTACCTGTGGTCGTTCTGGGACCCCTACAAGCGCCTCGACCAGGTACCCGTGGCCCTCGTCAACGCCGACAAGGGCGCCACCGTGGGCGGCGAGCACCTCGACGTCGGCGGTGAGATCACCCGGAACCTGCGCGAGCGCAAGACCTTCGACTGGCACGTGGTCAGCGCCGACGAGGCGGCCAAGGGCCTGGAGGACGGCACGTACTTCCTCTCCCTGACCATGCCCGCCGACTTCAGCGAGAAGGTCGCCTCCAGCGGCGGAGCCGCCCCCACCACCGGCGCCCTCCAGGTCCGCACGAACGACGCCAACAACTACATCGTCGGCTCGATCTCCCGCACCGTCTTCTCCGAGGTCCGCTCGGCCGCCTCCACCAAGGCGTCCCGCAAGTTCCTCGACAAGATCTTCGTCTCCTTCTCCGACCTGCACGACAAGACCGCCGACGCCGCCGACGGGGCCGACAAGCTCAAGGACGGCGCGGGCAAGGCCCAGCAGGGCGCCAAGGACCTCGCCGACGGCCTCGACACGGCCAAGGAGAAGTCCGGCGAGCTCACCGGGGGCCTGAACAAGCTCAACGAGGGCGCCGCCAAGCTGGAGACCGGCACCCGGGAGGTCGCCGAGGGCACCCAGAAGGTCGCCGACCTGGCGAACGGCGCCGCCGACAAGGCCCGCCCCTTCGTCAAGGACCCCAAGAACCTCGCGGACACCGCCAAGCTGGTCGCCGACACCGCGCACGTCGTCAACAACCACCTGGAGAAGGCCGCCGAACACGCCCCGGCCGCCGCCGCGGCCACCAAGAGCCTCGCGGGCCTCGCCGACTCCAGCTACACCCGGTACTGCGGCAAGCCCAACCCCCAGCTGCCCGCCGGGTTCTGCGAGACGCAGAAGAAGATCAAGGACGACGCGGCCGAGGCCGCCCTGCTGACCGCCGACGCGAACACCGTGCTCGGCAACGGCAAGGGCGACATCGCCAAGCTCCAGGGCCAGCTCACCGACCTGGAGAACAAGGCCCGCGAACTCGCCACCAAGGCCCCCGGCCTCGCCGGTGACCTCAACGCCGCCGTGGCCAAGGCCAACGCCCTCAACGACGGCGCCCACCAGGTCGCCGACGGCATGGTCAAGCTCCACGCCGGCATCGGCACCGCCGCCGGCGGCTCCGGCAAGCTCGGCGAGGGCGTCGGCAAGCTCGGCGACGGAGCCCAGCAGCTCAACGGAGGCATGTTCAAGCTGGTCGACGGCACCGGCCAGCTCGCCGGCGGTCTCCACGACGGCGCCGGCAAGATCCCGGACTACGACCAGCGGCAGCGCGACGCCCGTACGCAGGTCATGGCCGACCCGGTCCAGCTCGCCAGCGACCCCCTGCACAAGGCGCCCAACTACGGCACCGGCTTCGCCCCCTACTTCATCCCGCTCTCCCTCTGGGTCGGCGCGATGGTCGCCTACATGCTGATCGCACCCATGAACAAGCGGGCCCTGGCCGCCGGGGCCTCGGCCTGGCGGATCGCCTTCGCGGGCTGGCTGCCCGTGGTCGGCCTCGGCGCCGCGCAGGTGGGCGCGCTGATGTCCGTACTGCACTGGGGCCTCGGCCTGGAGATGGCCCACCCGGCGCTGACCATCGGCTTCCTGGTCCTGGTCACCGCCTGCTTCGCGGCGATCGTCCAGTGGCTCAACGCCAAGTTCGGCGCCGCCGGACGCATCCTGGTCCTCGCGGTCCTGATGCTCCAGCTGACCTCGGCGGGCGGCACCTACCCCGTCCAGACGAGCCCCGGTTTCTTCAACGCCATCCACCCGTACCTGCCGATGTCGTACATCGTCGCGAGCCTGCGCCGCCTGATCACCGGCGGGGACCTCACCCCGGTGTGGCAGGGCGGCCTGGTCCTGCTCGCCTTCACCGCCGGGGCCCTGGCCCTCACCGCCCTCGCCGCCCGCGGCAAGCAGGTGTGGACGATGGACCGGCTGCACCCGGAACTGAGCCTGTAA
- a CDS encoding DUF3040 domain-containing protein, with protein MPLSEHEQRMLEQMERALYAEDPKFATALEGSGLRTYTRRRVYQAAAGIVVGIALLMTGVIWQEVLWISVVGFLVMLACTVLVVTGWRKAPKPGEQPVSGSAGGSARGQNRQRRSMMNRIEDRWQRRRDEQGH; from the coding sequence GTGCCGCTCTCGGAGCACGAGCAGCGAATGCTCGAGCAGATGGAGCGAGCGCTGTACGCCGAAGACCCCAAGTTCGCGACAGCGCTTGAGGGCAGTGGACTGCGCACGTACACCCGGCGACGGGTCTACCAGGCAGCCGCAGGCATTGTGGTGGGTATCGCGCTCCTCATGACCGGTGTGATCTGGCAGGAAGTGCTCTGGATCAGCGTGGTGGGATTCCTCGTCATGCTGGCCTGTACGGTCCTCGTCGTCACCGGTTGGCGCAAGGCACCCAAGCCCGGCGAACAGCCCGTCTCCGGAAGTGCAGGCGGTTCGGCCCGCGGGCAGAACCGGCAGCGTCGGTCGATGATGAACCGTATCGAGGACCGGTGGCAGCGCCGCCGCGACGAACAGGGGCATTAG
- a CDS encoding class I SAM-dependent methyltransferase — MSDISRPRASLRTAVVWEVLKEALDRRVKATGRDVLDVLDTGGGTGKFAVPVARLGHRVTVVDPSPNALFGLERRVAEEGVAGLVRGVQGDAQGLLDVVERDAYDVVLCHGVLEYVDDPAEGVANAVAALRPGGVLSLLGAGLGGAVLARALAGHFTEARTALTDPAGRWGAGDPVPRRFTAEQLAELVGAAGLEVGAVHGVRIFADLVPGVLVDTEPGAVEALLRLEEAAAELPAFHAVATQLHVLGEKPA; from the coding sequence GTGTCGGACATTTCCCGCCCCCGTGCCTCCCTCCGCACCGCCGTGGTGTGGGAGGTCCTCAAGGAGGCCCTCGACCGCCGGGTGAAGGCGACCGGGCGGGATGTGCTGGACGTCCTCGACACCGGCGGCGGCACCGGCAAGTTCGCCGTGCCCGTCGCCCGTCTGGGCCACCGGGTGACCGTGGTCGACCCCAGCCCGAACGCGCTGTTCGGGCTGGAGCGCCGGGTCGCCGAGGAGGGCGTCGCCGGGCTGGTGCGCGGGGTACAGGGCGACGCCCAGGGCCTGCTGGACGTCGTCGAGCGGGACGCGTACGACGTGGTGCTGTGCCACGGCGTGCTGGAATACGTGGACGACCCGGCCGAGGGCGTGGCCAACGCCGTCGCCGCGCTGCGTCCCGGCGGTGTCCTCAGCCTGCTCGGCGCCGGCCTCGGCGGGGCCGTCCTGGCGCGGGCGCTGGCCGGGCACTTCACCGAGGCCCGCACCGCGCTCACCGACCCGGCCGGGCGCTGGGGCGCCGGCGACCCGGTACCGCGCCGCTTCACGGCCGAGCAGCTCGCGGAGCTGGTCGGCGCGGCCGGCCTGGAGGTCGGCGCCGTGCACGGGGTGCGGATCTTCGCCGACCTGGTGCCCGGCGTCCTGGTGGACACCGAGCCGGGGGCGGTGGAGGCGCTGCTGCGCCTGGAGGAGGCCGCCGCCGAGCTGCCCGCCTTCCACGCGGTGGCCACCCAGCTGCACGTCCTGGGCGAGAAGCCGGCCTGA
- a CDS encoding ATP-binding cassette domain-containing protein produces MDSPHGAAVKAEGFGLKGPRGWVFQDIAIDAAPGSLLAVEGPSGSGRTCLLLALTGRMKPTAGHAEIGRHRLPKKMAAVRRIAALGPVPGVNDLDQALTVAEQLREGAMLQRRYDAPLRSLLRRRGAHAAPAPARIEQALAAAGLDPATLPKGPRTSVRDLERLEAVRLSVAIALLSGPRLLALDDLDLKLSDAERAEAWTLLRSVAARGTTVLAVCSEAPGDVTVIRTGPRTQPEPAPKPAAASPSETPKVTWGTSRPEEAHTPADPQPHPAAPSLTKAAPGAQAAPGPVQDGRTDGTGEDADEGTGADTDDADTDDADTDDEDTKGADDALAETGRA; encoded by the coding sequence GTGGACAGCCCGCACGGCGCCGCCGTCAAGGCCGAGGGCTTCGGACTCAAGGGCCCGCGCGGCTGGGTCTTCCAGGACATCGCGATCGACGCCGCACCCGGCTCGCTCCTCGCGGTGGAGGGCCCCTCCGGCAGCGGCCGCACCTGCCTGCTCCTGGCCCTCACGGGCCGGATGAAACCCACCGCGGGCCACGCCGAGATCGGCCGCCACCGCCTTCCGAAGAAGATGGCCGCCGTCCGCCGGATCGCCGCCCTCGGCCCGGTCCCCGGGGTCAACGACCTCGACCAGGCCCTCACCGTCGCCGAGCAGCTGCGCGAGGGCGCCATGCTCCAGCGCCGCTACGACGCCCCGCTGCGCTCCCTGCTGCGCCGCCGCGGCGCCCACGCCGCCCCGGCCCCGGCCCGGATCGAGCAGGCCCTCGCGGCCGCCGGGCTCGACCCGGCCACCCTGCCGAAGGGGCCGCGCACCTCCGTGCGGGACCTGGAGCGGCTGGAGGCCGTCCGGCTGTCCGTGGCCATCGCCCTGCTGAGCGGCCCCCGGCTGCTGGCCCTCGACGACCTCGACCTCAAGCTCTCGGACGCCGAACGCGCCGAGGCCTGGACCCTGCTCCGCTCGGTCGCCGCCCGCGGCACCACCGTCCTCGCGGTGTGCAGCGAGGCCCCCGGCGACGTGACGGTGATCCGCACGGGCCCGCGGACCCAGCCGGAGCCCGCCCCGAAGCCGGCCGCCGCGTCCCCCTCCGAGACCCCGAAGGTCACCTGGGGCACCTCCCGCCCGGAGGAAGCGCACACCCCGGCGGACCCGCAGCCGCACCCCGCCGCACCGTCCCTCACCAAGGCGGCCCCCGGGGCGCAGGCCGCGCCCGGGCCCGTCCAGGACGGCCGCACCGACGGCACCGGCGAAGACGCCGACGAAGGCACCGGCGCAGACACCGACGACGCAGACACCGACGACGCAGACACCGACGACGAAGACACGAAGGGGGCGGACGATGCGCTCGCCGAAACTGGCCGCGCTTGA
- a CDS encoding AAA family ATPase, whose product MTTYDDRASLADLTSTAERVRQSVERVIEGKPEVVRLALVVLLAEGHLLIEDVPGVGKTMLAKTLAKSIDCSVQRIQFTPDLLPSDITGVSIYDQQRREFEFKPGAIFAQIVIGDEINRASPKTQSALLESMEERQVTVDGTTYALPSPFMVVATQNPVEMEGTYPLPEAQRDRFMARVSVGYPSPEAELEMLDVHGGLSPLDDLTAVAHAHDVVKLIEAVREVYVAAPVKRYVVDLVSATRSHPDLRLGASPRATLHLLRAVKASAALSGRDYVLPDDVQQLAAPVLAHRLLPTAQAQLGRRTSEQVVHDILQRTPVPATHTRGEVPPGAGARSF is encoded by the coding sequence GTGACCACGTACGACGACCGAGCGAGCCTCGCTGATCTGACCAGCACGGCCGAGCGGGTCCGCCAGTCGGTCGAGCGCGTGATCGAGGGCAAGCCCGAGGTCGTCCGGCTCGCCCTGGTGGTCCTGCTGGCCGAGGGCCACCTGCTCATCGAGGACGTGCCCGGCGTCGGCAAGACGATGCTGGCCAAGACCCTGGCCAAGTCCATCGACTGCTCGGTCCAGCGCATCCAGTTCACCCCGGACCTGCTGCCCTCGGACATCACCGGCGTCAGCATCTACGACCAGCAGCGCCGCGAGTTCGAGTTCAAGCCCGGCGCGATCTTCGCGCAGATCGTCATCGGCGACGAGATCAACCGGGCCTCGCCGAAGACCCAGTCGGCGCTGCTGGAGTCGATGGAGGAGCGCCAGGTCACCGTCGACGGCACCACCTACGCGCTGCCCAGCCCGTTCATGGTCGTCGCCACGCAGAACCCGGTCGAGATGGAGGGCACCTACCCCCTCCCCGAGGCCCAGCGCGACCGCTTCATGGCTCGCGTCTCGGTCGGCTACCCCAGCCCCGAGGCCGAGCTGGAGATGCTCGACGTGCACGGCGGGCTCTCCCCGCTCGACGACCTCACCGCCGTCGCGCACGCCCACGACGTCGTCAAGCTGATAGAGGCCGTCCGCGAGGTGTACGTCGCCGCCCCGGTGAAGCGGTACGTGGTCGACCTGGTCTCCGCCACCCGCAGCCACCCCGACCTGCGCCTGGGCGCCTCCCCCCGGGCCACCCTGCACCTGCTGCGCGCGGTCAAGGCCTCCGCCGCCCTGTCCGGCCGCGACTACGTCCTGCCCGACGACGTCCAGCAGCTGGCGGCGCCGGTCCTCGCGCACCGCCTCCTGCCGACCGCGCAGGCCCAGCTGGGCCGGCGCACCTCCGAGCAGGTCGTCCACGACATCCTCCAGCGCACCCCGGTCCCGGCCACGCACACGCGCGGCGAGGTCCCGCCCGGCGCGGGCGCCCGGAGCTTCTGA